Proteins from a genomic interval of Scomber scombrus chromosome 11, fScoSco1.1, whole genome shotgun sequence:
- the LOC133990233 gene encoding SLAM family member 5-like → MMFTFVMLGLLLCKELAGSSAVTTVFVQKGKNLHLDVNKPVVIPESDEFRWRVNDIYNVVRLPPDNKTKIVDPYKGRVEFSVQSHSLLLKNVQHSDSGDYTAVISGDKNQPLTEYKVIIQDPVSPVQLSVNSVSNSTESCNLTVTCSTEDSLINSTFRCDKQTCNQEGGEQSKNTISGSSLRVYLFNDFIICNHSNQVSWTRDMKEIRHLCTAGPQSISLCLVKTVVFSVGLIIMVSAVISVHLMERLKK, encoded by the exons ATGATGTTTACCTTTGTGATGCTGGGACTTCTGCTCTGCAAAGAATTAGCAG GGTCCAGTGCTGTGAcaactgtgtttgtgcagaaagGGAAGAATTTACATCTGGATGTTAACAAACCTGTTGTTATACCAGAATCTGATGAATTTAGGTGGAGAGTCAATGACATTTACAATGTAGTGAGATTACCTCctgataacaaaacaaaaatagttGACCCTTATAAAGGAAGAGTTGAGTTTTCTGTACAAAGTCACTCTTTGCTTTTGAAGAATGTGCAACACAGCGACAGTGGAGATTACACTGCAGTCATTAGTGGGGACAAAAACCAACCTCTAACTGAATACAAGGTCATAATTCAAG ATCCAGTGTCTCcagttcagctgtcagtgaacTCTGTGTCTAACAGCACAGAGTCCTGTAACCTCACTGTGACCTGCAGTACAGAGGACTCTCTCATCAACAGCACTTTTAGATGTGACAAACAAACCTGCAatcaggagggaggagagcagtCAAAGAACACAATCTCTGGTTCTTCTCTCCGTGTCTACCtgttcaatgacttcatcatttgtaaccatagcaaccaggTCAGCTGGACCAGAGACATGAAGGAGATTCGGCATCTCTGCACTGCTG GTCCACAGAGTATCTCTCTGTGCCTGGTGAAGACAGTCGTGTTCTCTGTTGGTCTGATCATCATGGTGTCTGCCGTCATCAGTGTCCATCTGATGGAGAGGCTCAAGAAGTAA